Within the Agromyces ramosus genome, the region GCGACGGCCCGCGCGAGCGCGAGTCGCTGGCGCTGGCCGCCGGAGAGGCTCATGCCTTCTTCGCCGACCTTCGTGTCGACGCCGTCGGGCAGCTCGTAGGCGAAGCCCGCCTGTGCGATGGCGAGCGCCTCATCGAGCACGCGCTCGGCCTCGGCGCGCACGCCGGGCTCGTCACTCGCGAGTTCGGGCCGGCCGAGCAGCACGTTGTCGCGTACCGACGCGGAGAACAGCGTCGCATCCTCGAACGCCATGGCGATGTGGGTGCGGAGCTCCTCCCGGCTGAGCGCGCGGATGTCGACACCGTCGAGCGTGATCGAGCCGGCGGTGACGTCGTAGAGGCGGGTGGTGAGCGCCGTCATCGTCGTCTTGCCGGAGCCCGTGAGGCCGACGAGGGCCATCGTCTCGCCCGGCTCGAGCGTGAGGTCGATCCCGTCGAGCAGGTCGCCGAACCGGTCGGGCGAGTCCTGGTAGCGGAACCGCACCCCGGTGAAGGCAAGCTCGCCCCGGGGCCGCTCGATCGTCGCCGGGCGCTCGGGGTCGGTGATGACGTTCTCGCTGTCGAGGATGTCGAAGAACCGGTCGGTCGCGGTGCGCGCATCGACCGAGAACGCGAGCAGGAACCCGATCGACTCGATCGGCCAGGCGAGCACGCTCGCGGTCGCGAAGAAGGCGACGAGCTGACCGACGGTGAGCACGCCCTGCGCGGCGAGCACGACGCCGAACACGAGGCAGACGGCGAGGGCGACGGCCGGGACCAGGAGGATCCACGCCCAGATGCTCGCCTCGAGGCGCGCCTTCTCCATCTCGGTGCTCCGCAGCGACTCAGCCTGCTTGCGGAAGGTCGACAGGGCGTGCTTGCCGCGCCCGAAGGCCTTCAGCACGCGGATGCCGTGCACCGACTCCTCGACGGCCGTCGCGAGGTCGCCGGCCTGGTCTTGGCTCAGCCGGGACACCTCGGAGTACCGGCCCTCGAAGCGGTAGCCGACGATCCAGAGCGGGATCGAGCAGAGGAGGAACACGATGCCGAGTACCCAGCTCATCGAGATGAGGATGCCGAGGCCGACGACGATCACGATGAGGTTCACGACGAGGAGCACGAGCCCGAACGAGAGCCAGCGGCGGATCAGGCCGAGGTCGCTCACGGCGCGTGAGAGCAGCTGCCCGCTCGGCCAGCGGTCGTGGAAGCTCACCGGCAGGTCCTGCAGCTTCGCGTAGAGGGCGTTGCGCATGCGCGCCTCGACGCGCGTGCCCGGGGTGAGCACGAACCAGCGCCGGAGCGCGACCATCGCTGCCTCGAGCACGCCGAGGG harbors:
- a CDS encoding ABC transporter ATP-binding protein translates to MSATPVSQDAPTTRVGTVRALARLIEYARPALPAIIAGMVAALLSQLVALAIPQVLQAIVDGPLTDGDASAIWPLAALVFALGVLEAAMVALRRWFVLTPGTRVEARMRNALYAKLQDLPVSFHDRWPSGQLLSRAVSDLGLIRRWLSFGLVLLVVNLIVIVVGLGILISMSWVLGIVFLLCSIPLWIVGYRFEGRYSEVSRLSQDQAGDLATAVEESVHGIRVLKAFGRGKHALSTFRKQAESLRSTEMEKARLEASIWAWILLVPAVALAVCLVFGVVLAAQGVLTVGQLVAFFATASVLAWPIESIGFLLAFSVDARTATDRFFDILDSENVITDPERPATIERPRGELAFTGVRFRYQDSPDRFGDLLDGIDLTLEPGETMALVGLTGSGKTTMTALTTRLYDVTAGSITLDGVDIRALSREELRTHIAMAFEDATLFSASVRDNVLLGRPELASDEPGVRAEAERVLDEALAIAQAGFAYELPDGVDTKVGEEGMSLSGGQRQRLALARAVAAAPAVLVLDDPLSALDVATEARVEAELRRVLDSTTALIVAHRPSTVMLADRVALLEDGRITAVGTHSELLRESEHYAFVISSLEDEVRREAAEASGRIDREAAEVEAAEVISAELATAVEADVSDAATAAKTGIEPSEREEAAR